One Drosophila kikkawai strain 14028-0561.14 chromosome 3L, DkikHiC1v2, whole genome shotgun sequence genomic window carries:
- the Serinc gene encoding serine incorporator 1 isoform X3: protein MGAVLGLCSAAQCAMCCGGTAASMCCSACPSCTNASSSRFMYAFILLVGTVLGAIALSPGLQDTLKKLPFCINSTSSYSSKAIDTFSGGSLQVDCEYALGYMAVYRICFGMACFFALMSVIMLGVKSSRDPRAHIQNNFWPLKFLICFGAAIGAIFIPDGSFGPAMMWVGLIGGLAFILVQLVIIVDFAHSLAENWIESAENSRGYYYALAGVTLLGYILSLTGITLLYIYFTTSTGCGINKFFISINLILCLVISVISILPAVQERLPHSGLLQSSLVTLYTIYLTWSAVANNPEKECNPGMFGLMDGVGNATTTVAPPSHNSKVTFDTTNIIGLVVWLLCILYNCISSAVEVSKITHDNSEKRDTEAGGKEASGKPSTDTETEGVTYSWSLFHVVFVCASLYVMMTLTNWYKPNSDIELFNGNEASMWVKIISSWLGVFIYGWSLVAPIILTNRDFS, encoded by the exons ATGGGAGCTGTTTTGGGCCTCTGCTCAGCCGCTCAG TGCGCCATGTGCTGCGGCGGCACTGCGGCTAGTATGTGCTGCTCGGCCTGTCCCAGCTGCACCAATGCCTCCTCGTCGCGTTTTATGTACGCCTTCATCCTGCTGGTGGGCACTGTCCTGGGCGCCATTGCCCTTTCTCCTGGACTACAGGACACGCTAAAGAAGCTGCCCTTCTGCATCAATTCGACTTCCTCGTACAGCTCCAAGGCCATCGATACTTTCTCGGGAGGATCTCTTCAGGTGGACTGCGAGTATGCGCTTGGCTACATGGCCGTGTATAGGATCTGCTTCGGAATGGCCTGTTTCTTCGCCCTGATGTCGGTGATCATGCTGGGCGTAAAGAGCTCCCGGGATCCGCGCGCGCATATTCAAAACAACTTTTGGCCTCTGAAGTTCCTGATCTGCTTCGGGGCAGCCATTGGTGCCATCTTCATTCCCGATGGATCCTTTGGGCCGGCTATGATGTGGGTGGGCCTAATAGGCGGTCTGGCCTTTATTCTTGTCCAGTTGGTCATTATTGTGGATTTTGCTCATTCGCTGGCGGAGAATTGGATAG AGAGCGCTGAAAACAGTCGTGGTTATTATTATGCCCTGGCCGGGGTCACACTGTTGGGCTATATCTTATCGCTGACCGGGATTACGCTGCTGTACATCTACTTTACCACT aGCACTGGATGCGGCATCAACAAGTTCTTCATCTCTATCAACCTCATACTCTGCCTGGTAATTAGCGTGATCTCGATCTTGCCCGCTGTTCAGGAGCGTTTGCCACACTCCGGCCTGCTGCAGAGCTCCCTGGTCACCCTGTACACGATCTATTTGACCTGGTCCGCTGTGGCCAATAATCCGG AGAAGGAATGCAATCCTGGCATGTTCGGCTTGATGGATGGCGTTGGCAATGCCACCACAACTGTGGCTCCACCCTCACACAACTCCAAGGTTACCTTTGACACCACCAACATCATTGGCCTGGTGGTCTGGCTCCTGTGCATCCTCTACAACTGCATCAGCTCGGCGGTGGAGGTGTCGAAGATCACCCATGACAACAGCGAGAAGCGTG ACACAGAGGCGGGTGGCAAGGAGGCCAGTGGAAAGCCCAGCACCGACACTGAAACCGAAGGCGTCACCTACTCCTGGTCCCTGTTCCATGTGGTCTTTGTGTGTGCCTCGCTCTACGTTATGATGACACTGACCAATTGGTACAA ACCCAACTCTGACATTGAGCTGTTCAACGGCAACGAGGCTTCCATGTGGGTCAAGATCATCTCCAGCTGGCTGGGTGTCTTCATCTATGGCTGGAGTCTGGTTGCGCCCATTATACTCACCAATCGCGACTTTAGTTAA
- the GluRS-m gene encoding nondiscriminating glutamyl-tRNA synthetase EARS2, mitochondrial isoform X1, with the protein MLKINQRFLLRHFLRHAHNKVRVRFAPSPTGHLHLGGLRTALYNFLYARHLGGKFLLRIEDTDQTRLVPGASERLVEDLRWAGIEIDEGPGFEGEVGPYVQSHRREIYSKAIGELLQNGRAYRCFCTERRLDLLRKEALRTRQVPRYDNKCRHLTATETEALLAKGTPHCIRFKLTDHEEPLEDLIYGSVHHNVSDTEGDPVVMKSDQFPTYHFANVVDDHLMGITHVLRGVEWQISTTKHLLLYKAFGWQPPKFGHLPLLVNADGTKLSKRQGDIGIQHFRQRGYFPLALINYVVSAGGGFEHRTNAKQQLLSMQELGEQFQIERVNSHPSRLNPELLDDLNRLEIGKRLSGKESRGELVKQVQDLVKEAYPKHSNLDLAEDHILDVLNWSSQRLTLLQDLTSSKLSFLWVKPLDFQLKELTPQQLNNLLKELHSHQDFAKDPLNVRLKNFAQTEHLKFPLMMKALRAALSGLKEGPGVAEMMEILGKAVTLERLKEAMPQESLNIEQKI; encoded by the exons atgttaAAGATTAACCAGCGTTTCCTGCTGCGGCACTTCCTGCGCCACGCCCACAACAAGGTGCGCGTCCGCTTTGCTCCCAGTCCCACAGGACACCTGCATTTGGGAGGACTTCGCACTGCTCTCTACAACTTCCTGTATGCCCGCCACTTGGGTGGAAAATTCCTGCTCCGGATCGAGGATACTGACCAAACGCGACTTGTGCCAGGCGCCAGTGAACGCCTAGTAGAGGATCTGCGCTGGGCGGGCATTGAGATCGACGAGGGACCAGGATTTGAAGGCGAAGTCGGACCCTATGTACAGAGCCACAGAAGGGAAATTTACAG TAAAGCCATTGGAGAGCTCCTGCAGAATGGCAGGGCCTATCGGTGTTTCTGTACAGAGCGCCGCCTGGATTTGTTGCGTAAGGAGGCGCTGAGAACCCGCCAAGTTCCACGCTACGATAACAAGTGTCGGCATCTCACGGCAACGGAAACCGAAGCACTGCTGGCCAAGGGAACACCCCACTGCATCCGGTTCAAGCTGACAGATCACGAAGAACCACTAGAGGACCTTATCTATGGGAGTGTCCATCACAATGTAAGCGACACAGAAGGCGATCCGGTGGTCATGAAGAGCGATCAGTTTCCCACATATCACTTTGCCAACGTGGTGGACGATCACCTGATGGGCATCACGCATGTCCTGCGCGGAGTCGAGTGGCAAATATCCACCACCAAGCATTTGCTGCTCTACAA AGCCTTTGGCTGGCAGCCACCTAAGTTTGGTCACCTGCCGCTTCTAGTGAATGCCGATGGCACAAAGTTGAGTAAGCGTCAGGGCGACATAGGTATCCAGCATTTCCGGCAACGAGGCTACTTTCCCTTGGCCCTGATTAATTATGTGGTGTCTGCGGGTGGAGGGTTCGAGCATAGAACCAATGCCAAGCAACAGTTGCTTAGCATGCAGGAGCTAGGCGAGCAGTTTCAGATTGAGAGGGTTAACTCTCATCCTAGTAGGTTAAATCCGGAACTTCTGGATGATCTGAATCGCCTGGAAATTGGAAAGCGCTTGAGTGGAAAAGAAAGCCGCGGGGAGTTGGTCAAGCAAGTTCAGGATTTGGTAAAGGAAGCCTATCCCAAACA CTCCAACTTGGATCTGGCGGAGGATCACATACTGGATGTTTTAAATTGGTCTTCCCAGCGATTGACTCTACTCCAGGATCTCACCAGCAGCAAGTTGAGTTTCCTTTGGGTGAAACCTTTAGATTTTCAACTAAAAGAACTCACGCCACAGCAATTAAATAATCTGTTAAAAGAACTCCACTCCCATCAGGACTTTGCCAAGGATCCGCTTAATGTTAGGCTAAAAAACTTTGCCCAAACGGAGCACCTAAAGTTCCCCCTCATGATGAAGGCCTTAAGGGCAGCCTTGAGTGGCTTAAAAGAAGGCCCCGGCGTGGCAGAAATGATGGAAATCCTGGGAAAAGCGGTAACCCTCGAAAGACTCAAAGAGGCCATGCCCCAGGAAAGTCTTAAcatagaacaaaaaatataa
- the fax gene encoding failed axon connections isoform X1 — translation MASEVAQIPAEETPAVAAATESSAEQAEKPAAPAGDAAAAAAPAAAPAEKKEGGEAEDKKEDGKPENAAADGEAKKDEAAAAPVAAAKTDAPPAQKFNVHKTNFEKDIIYLYQFSRTPLLPSLSPYCLKVETWLRLVGLKYENVDHKMRFRSKKGQLPFIELNGEEIADSAIIIKELSSKYEKNLDSGLTAEQRNVSYATIAMLENHLIWIIFYWRAKYPDNVLKGYKVNLQHALGLRLPNSILNFFFKITFGRKWFQGTKKLKAHGIGVHSAEEIEEFGKNDLKVLSEMLDCKPFFFGDEPTTLDVVAFAVLSQLHYLSKDITYPLRDYMTEKCPNLIGHVSRMKDKCFPDWDEICTKLDLNAHIPKPEPETKEGKEGGEQEKSNEQEGTEGDKIEKELEKDKSNEKESTEENKEKEETK, via the exons ATGGCAAGCGAAGTGGCCCAAATACCCGCCGAGGAAACGCCCGcagtggcggcggcaacagAGAGCTCCGCCGAGCAGGCGGAAAAGCCAGCCGCTCCCGCTGGCGATGCTGCCGCTGCAGCCGCCCCCGCAGCAGCCCCGGCTGAAAAGAAGGAGGGCGGAGAGGCGGAGGACAAGAAGGAGGACGGAAAGCCGGAAAATGCAGCTGCCGACGGCGAGGCAAAGAAGGATGAGGCGGCCGCTGCACCGGTGGCGGCGGCCAAAACGGATGCCCCGCCCGCCCAGAAGTTCAATGTGCACAAGACCAACTTCGAGAAGGACATCATCTATCTGTACCAGTTCTCGCGCACCCCGCTGCTGCCCTCGCTCTCGCCCTACTGCCTTAAGGTGGAGACCTGGCTGCGTCTCGTGGGCCTGAAATACGAG AATGTCGATCATAAGATGCGTTTCCGCTCCAAGAAGGGTCAGCTGCCGTTCATTGAGCTAAATGGCGAGGAAATCGCCGACTCTGCCATCATTATCAAGGAGCTGTCGTCCAAGTACGAGAAGAATCTGGATTCGGGACTCACCGCCGAGCAGAGGAATGTGTCGTACGCCACGATTGCCATGCTGGAGAATCATCTCATCTGGATTATCTTCTACTGGCGCGCCAAGTATCCGGACAATGTGCTCAAGGGATACAAGGTCAACTTGCAGCATGCCCTCGGCCTGCGGCTGCCCAACTCCATTCTGAACTTCTTCTTCAAGATTACGTTCGGTCGCAAG TGGTTCCAGGGCACAAAGAAGCTGAAGGCGCACGGTATTGGCGTCCACAGCGCCGAGGAGATCGAAGAGTTCGGCAAGAATGATCTGAAGGTGCTCAGCGAGATGCTCGACTGCAAGCCGTTCTTCTTTGGCGATGAACCCACCACCCTGGATGTGGTGGCCTTTGCAGTGCTGTCGCAGCTCCACTATCTGTCCAAGGACATTACGTATCCGCTGCGCGACTACATGACCGAGAAGTGCCCCAACTTGATTGGCCATGTTTCTCGCATGAAGGACAAGTGCTTCCCCGACTGGGATGAGATCTGCACGAAGCTGGACCTTAACGCGCACATTCCCAAGCCAGA gCCCGAGACCAAGGAGGGCAAGGAGGGCGGCGAGCAGGAGAAATCAAACGAACAGGAAGGCACCGAAGGCGACAAGATCGAGAAGGAGTTGGAGAAGGACAAG TCGAACGAGAAGGAGTCGACCGAGGAGAACAAAGAGAAGGAGGAAACAAAGTAA
- the GluRS-m gene encoding nondiscriminating glutamyl-tRNA synthetase EARS2, mitochondrial isoform X2, with product MLKINQRFLLRHFLRHAHNKVRVRFAPSPTGHLHLGGLRTALYNFLYARHLGGKFLLRIEDTDQTRLVPGASERLVEDLRWAGIEIDEGPGFEGEVGPYVQSHRREIYSKAIGELLQNGRAYRCFCTERRLDLLRKEALRTRQVPRYDNKCRHLTATETEALLAKGTPHCIRFKLTDHEEPLEDLIYGSVHHNVSDTEGDPVVMKSDQFPTYHFANVVDDHLMGITHVLRGVEWQISTTKHLLLYKAFGWQPPKFGHLPLLVNADGTKLSKRQGDIGIQHFRQRGYFPLALINYVVSAGGGFEHRTNAKQQLLSMQELGEQFQIERVNSHPSRLNPELLDDLNRLEIGKRLSGKESRGELVKQVQDLVKEAYPKHSNLDLAEDHILDVLNWSSQRLTLLQDLTSSNN from the exons atgttaAAGATTAACCAGCGTTTCCTGCTGCGGCACTTCCTGCGCCACGCCCACAACAAGGTGCGCGTCCGCTTTGCTCCCAGTCCCACAGGACACCTGCATTTGGGAGGACTTCGCACTGCTCTCTACAACTTCCTGTATGCCCGCCACTTGGGTGGAAAATTCCTGCTCCGGATCGAGGATACTGACCAAACGCGACTTGTGCCAGGCGCCAGTGAACGCCTAGTAGAGGATCTGCGCTGGGCGGGCATTGAGATCGACGAGGGACCAGGATTTGAAGGCGAAGTCGGACCCTATGTACAGAGCCACAGAAGGGAAATTTACAG TAAAGCCATTGGAGAGCTCCTGCAGAATGGCAGGGCCTATCGGTGTTTCTGTACAGAGCGCCGCCTGGATTTGTTGCGTAAGGAGGCGCTGAGAACCCGCCAAGTTCCACGCTACGATAACAAGTGTCGGCATCTCACGGCAACGGAAACCGAAGCACTGCTGGCCAAGGGAACACCCCACTGCATCCGGTTCAAGCTGACAGATCACGAAGAACCACTAGAGGACCTTATCTATGGGAGTGTCCATCACAATGTAAGCGACACAGAAGGCGATCCGGTGGTCATGAAGAGCGATCAGTTTCCCACATATCACTTTGCCAACGTGGTGGACGATCACCTGATGGGCATCACGCATGTCCTGCGCGGAGTCGAGTGGCAAATATCCACCACCAAGCATTTGCTGCTCTACAA AGCCTTTGGCTGGCAGCCACCTAAGTTTGGTCACCTGCCGCTTCTAGTGAATGCCGATGGCACAAAGTTGAGTAAGCGTCAGGGCGACATAGGTATCCAGCATTTCCGGCAACGAGGCTACTTTCCCTTGGCCCTGATTAATTATGTGGTGTCTGCGGGTGGAGGGTTCGAGCATAGAACCAATGCCAAGCAACAGTTGCTTAGCATGCAGGAGCTAGGCGAGCAGTTTCAGATTGAGAGGGTTAACTCTCATCCTAGTAGGTTAAATCCGGAACTTCTGGATGATCTGAATCGCCTGGAAATTGGAAAGCGCTTGAGTGGAAAAGAAAGCCGCGGGGAGTTGGTCAAGCAAGTTCAGGATTTGGTAAAGGAAGCCTATCCCAAACA CTCCAACTTGGATCTGGCGGAGGATCACATACTGGATGTTTTAAATTGGTCTTCCCAGCGATTGACTCTACTCCAGGATCTCACCAGCAGCAA CAATTAA
- the Serinc gene encoding serine incorporator 1 isoform X2, whose translation MGAVLGLCSAAQCAMCCGGTAASMCCSACPSCTNASSSRFMYAFILLVGTVLGAIALSPGLQDTLKKLPFCINSTSSYSSKAIDTFSGGSLQVDCEYALGYMAVYRICFGMACFFALMSVIMLGVKSSRDPRAHIQNNFWPLKFLICFGAAIGAIFIPDGSFGPAMMWVGLIGGLAFILVQLVIIVDFAHSLAENWIESAENSRGYYYALAGVTLLGYILSLTGITLLYIYFTTSTGCGINKFFISINLILCLVISVISILPAVQERLPHSGLLQSSLVTLYTIYLTWSAVANNPEKECNPGMFGLMDGVGNATTTVAPPSHNSKVTFDTTNIIGLVVWLLCILYNCISSAVEVSKITHDNSEKREALSDTEAGGKEASGKPSTDTETEGVTYSWSLFHVVFVCASLYVMMTLTNWYKPNSDIELFNGNEASMWVKIISSWLGVFIYGWSLVAPIILTNRDFS comes from the exons ATGGGAGCTGTTTTGGGCCTCTGCTCAGCCGCTCAG TGCGCCATGTGCTGCGGCGGCACTGCGGCTAGTATGTGCTGCTCGGCCTGTCCCAGCTGCACCAATGCCTCCTCGTCGCGTTTTATGTACGCCTTCATCCTGCTGGTGGGCACTGTCCTGGGCGCCATTGCCCTTTCTCCTGGACTACAGGACACGCTAAAGAAGCTGCCCTTCTGCATCAATTCGACTTCCTCGTACAGCTCCAAGGCCATCGATACTTTCTCGGGAGGATCTCTTCAGGTGGACTGCGAGTATGCGCTTGGCTACATGGCCGTGTATAGGATCTGCTTCGGAATGGCCTGTTTCTTCGCCCTGATGTCGGTGATCATGCTGGGCGTAAAGAGCTCCCGGGATCCGCGCGCGCATATTCAAAACAACTTTTGGCCTCTGAAGTTCCTGATCTGCTTCGGGGCAGCCATTGGTGCCATCTTCATTCCCGATGGATCCTTTGGGCCGGCTATGATGTGGGTGGGCCTAATAGGCGGTCTGGCCTTTATTCTTGTCCAGTTGGTCATTATTGTGGATTTTGCTCATTCGCTGGCGGAGAATTGGATAG AGAGCGCTGAAAACAGTCGTGGTTATTATTATGCCCTGGCCGGGGTCACACTGTTGGGCTATATCTTATCGCTGACCGGGATTACGCTGCTGTACATCTACTTTACCACT aGCACTGGATGCGGCATCAACAAGTTCTTCATCTCTATCAACCTCATACTCTGCCTGGTAATTAGCGTGATCTCGATCTTGCCCGCTGTTCAGGAGCGTTTGCCACACTCCGGCCTGCTGCAGAGCTCCCTGGTCACCCTGTACACGATCTATTTGACCTGGTCCGCTGTGGCCAATAATCCGG AGAAGGAATGCAATCCTGGCATGTTCGGCTTGATGGATGGCGTTGGCAATGCCACCACAACTGTGGCTCCACCCTCACACAACTCCAAGGTTACCTTTGACACCACCAACATCATTGGCCTGGTGGTCTGGCTCCTGTGCATCCTCTACAACTGCATCAGCTCGGCGGTGGAGGTGTCGAAGATCACCCATGACAACAGCGAGAAGCGTG AAGCTCTATCAGACACAGAGGCGGGTGGCAAGGAGGCCAGTGGAAAGCCCAGCACCGACACTGAAACCGAAGGCGTCACCTACTCCTGGTCCCTGTTCCATGTGGTCTTTGTGTGTGCCTCGCTCTACGTTATGATGACACTGACCAATTGGTACAA ACCCAACTCTGACATTGAGCTGTTCAACGGCAACGAGGCTTCCATGTGGGTCAAGATCATCTCCAGCTGGCTGGGTGTCTTCATCTATGGCTGGAGTCTGGTTGCGCCCATTATACTCACCAATCGCGACTTTAGTTAA
- the fax gene encoding failed axon connections isoform X2, translated as MASEVAQIPAEETPAVAAATESSAEQAEKPAAPAGDAAAAAAPAAAPAEKKEGGEAEDKKEDGKPENAAADGEAKKDEAAAAPVAAAKTDAPPAQKFNVHKTNFEKDIIYLYQFSRTPLLPSLSPYCLKVETWLRLVGLKYENVDHKMRFRSKKGQLPFIELNGEEIADSAIIIKELSSKYEKNLDSGLTAEQRNVSYATIAMLENHLIWIIFYWRAKYPDNVLKGYKVNLQHALGLRLPNSILNFFFKITFGRKGTKKLKAHGIGVHSAEEIEEFGKNDLKVLSEMLDCKPFFFGDEPTTLDVVAFAVLSQLHYLSKDITYPLRDYMTEKCPNLIGHVSRMKDKCFPDWDEICTKLDLNAHIPKPEPETKEGKEGGEQEKSNEQEGTEGDKIEKELEKDKSNEKESTEENKEKEETK; from the exons ATGGCAAGCGAAGTGGCCCAAATACCCGCCGAGGAAACGCCCGcagtggcggcggcaacagAGAGCTCCGCCGAGCAGGCGGAAAAGCCAGCCGCTCCCGCTGGCGATGCTGCCGCTGCAGCCGCCCCCGCAGCAGCCCCGGCTGAAAAGAAGGAGGGCGGAGAGGCGGAGGACAAGAAGGAGGACGGAAAGCCGGAAAATGCAGCTGCCGACGGCGAGGCAAAGAAGGATGAGGCGGCCGCTGCACCGGTGGCGGCGGCCAAAACGGATGCCCCGCCCGCCCAGAAGTTCAATGTGCACAAGACCAACTTCGAGAAGGACATCATCTATCTGTACCAGTTCTCGCGCACCCCGCTGCTGCCCTCGCTCTCGCCCTACTGCCTTAAGGTGGAGACCTGGCTGCGTCTCGTGGGCCTGAAATACGAG AATGTCGATCATAAGATGCGTTTCCGCTCCAAGAAGGGTCAGCTGCCGTTCATTGAGCTAAATGGCGAGGAAATCGCCGACTCTGCCATCATTATCAAGGAGCTGTCGTCCAAGTACGAGAAGAATCTGGATTCGGGACTCACCGCCGAGCAGAGGAATGTGTCGTACGCCACGATTGCCATGCTGGAGAATCATCTCATCTGGATTATCTTCTACTGGCGCGCCAAGTATCCGGACAATGTGCTCAAGGGATACAAGGTCAACTTGCAGCATGCCCTCGGCCTGCGGCTGCCCAACTCCATTCTGAACTTCTTCTTCAAGATTACGTTCGGTCGCAAG GGCACAAAGAAGCTGAAGGCGCACGGTATTGGCGTCCACAGCGCCGAGGAGATCGAAGAGTTCGGCAAGAATGATCTGAAGGTGCTCAGCGAGATGCTCGACTGCAAGCCGTTCTTCTTTGGCGATGAACCCACCACCCTGGATGTGGTGGCCTTTGCAGTGCTGTCGCAGCTCCACTATCTGTCCAAGGACATTACGTATCCGCTGCGCGACTACATGACCGAGAAGTGCCCCAACTTGATTGGCCATGTTTCTCGCATGAAGGACAAGTGCTTCCCCGACTGGGATGAGATCTGCACGAAGCTGGACCTTAACGCGCACATTCCCAAGCCAGA gCCCGAGACCAAGGAGGGCAAGGAGGGCGGCGAGCAGGAGAAATCAAACGAACAGGAAGGCACCGAAGGCGACAAGATCGAGAAGGAGTTGGAGAAGGACAAG TCGAACGAGAAGGAGTCGACCGAGGAGAACAAAGAGAAGGAGGAAACAAAGTAA
- the Serinc gene encoding serine incorporator 1 isoform X1, whose translation MGAVLGLCSAAQCAMCCGGTAASMCCSACPSCTNASSSRFMYAFILLVGTVLGAIALSPGLQDTLKKLPFCINSTSSYSSKAIDTFSGGSLQVDCEYALGYMAVYRICFGMACFFALMSVIMLGVKSSRDPRAHIQNNFWPLKFLICFGAAIGAIFIPDGSFGPAMMWVGLIGGLAFILVQLVIIVDFAHSLAENWIESAENSRGYYYALAGVTLLGYILSLTGITLLYIYFTTSTGCGINKFFISINLILCLVISVISILPAVQERLPHSGLLQSSLVTLYTIYLTWSAVANNPEKECNPGMFGLMDGVGNATTTVAPPSHNSKVTFDTTNIIGLVVWLLCILYNCISSAVEVSKITHDNSEKRVLTEALSDTEAGGKEASGKPSTDTETEGVTYSWSLFHVVFVCASLYVMMTLTNWYKPNSDIELFNGNEASMWVKIISSWLGVFIYGWSLVAPIILTNRDFS comes from the exons ATGGGAGCTGTTTTGGGCCTCTGCTCAGCCGCTCAG TGCGCCATGTGCTGCGGCGGCACTGCGGCTAGTATGTGCTGCTCGGCCTGTCCCAGCTGCACCAATGCCTCCTCGTCGCGTTTTATGTACGCCTTCATCCTGCTGGTGGGCACTGTCCTGGGCGCCATTGCCCTTTCTCCTGGACTACAGGACACGCTAAAGAAGCTGCCCTTCTGCATCAATTCGACTTCCTCGTACAGCTCCAAGGCCATCGATACTTTCTCGGGAGGATCTCTTCAGGTGGACTGCGAGTATGCGCTTGGCTACATGGCCGTGTATAGGATCTGCTTCGGAATGGCCTGTTTCTTCGCCCTGATGTCGGTGATCATGCTGGGCGTAAAGAGCTCCCGGGATCCGCGCGCGCATATTCAAAACAACTTTTGGCCTCTGAAGTTCCTGATCTGCTTCGGGGCAGCCATTGGTGCCATCTTCATTCCCGATGGATCCTTTGGGCCGGCTATGATGTGGGTGGGCCTAATAGGCGGTCTGGCCTTTATTCTTGTCCAGTTGGTCATTATTGTGGATTTTGCTCATTCGCTGGCGGAGAATTGGATAG AGAGCGCTGAAAACAGTCGTGGTTATTATTATGCCCTGGCCGGGGTCACACTGTTGGGCTATATCTTATCGCTGACCGGGATTACGCTGCTGTACATCTACTTTACCACT aGCACTGGATGCGGCATCAACAAGTTCTTCATCTCTATCAACCTCATACTCTGCCTGGTAATTAGCGTGATCTCGATCTTGCCCGCTGTTCAGGAGCGTTTGCCACACTCCGGCCTGCTGCAGAGCTCCCTGGTCACCCTGTACACGATCTATTTGACCTGGTCCGCTGTGGCCAATAATCCGG AGAAGGAATGCAATCCTGGCATGTTCGGCTTGATGGATGGCGTTGGCAATGCCACCACAACTGTGGCTCCACCCTCACACAACTCCAAGGTTACCTTTGACACCACCAACATCATTGGCCTGGTGGTCTGGCTCCTGTGCATCCTCTACAACTGCATCAGCTCGGCGGTGGAGGTGTCGAAGATCACCCATGACAACAGCGAGAAGCGTG TTTTAACAGAAGCTCTATCAGACACAGAGGCGGGTGGCAAGGAGGCCAGTGGAAAGCCCAGCACCGACACTGAAACCGAAGGCGTCACCTACTCCTGGTCCCTGTTCCATGTGGTCTTTGTGTGTGCCTCGCTCTACGTTATGATGACACTGACCAATTGGTACAA ACCCAACTCTGACATTGAGCTGTTCAACGGCAACGAGGCTTCCATGTGGGTCAAGATCATCTCCAGCTGGCTGGGTGTCTTCATCTATGGCTGGAGTCTGGTTGCGCCCATTATACTCACCAATCGCGACTTTAGTTAA